A genomic window from Microvirga sp. TS319 includes:
- the ftsZ gene encoding cell division protein FtsZ, whose product MAINQQAPDIRELKPHITVFGVGGAGGNAVNNMIESGLEGVEFVVSNTDAQALASSKAQRVIQMGIQVTEGLGAGSQPEVGRAAAEEVIDEIRDQLAGSHMVFITAGMGGGTGTGAAPVVARAARELGILTVGVVTKPFQFEGVRRMRLAEAGIAELQQAVDTLIVIPNQNLFRVATEKTTFADAFAMADQVLYSGVACITDLMVKEGLINLDFADVRSVMRGMGKAMMGTGEASGEKRAIRAAEAAIANPLLDDVSMKGARGLLISITGGNDLTLYELDEAATRIREEVDQDANIILGATFDESLEGIIRVSVVATGIDHALLENAGDLTATEQRISEVAERLRAEARARATQTPAMPGVRANVQAESVKAAQTMAEAHPVMAQAPAAAALRPIESAPQSMVRDDVILTPAQPKPAMVYETQAPQQPVYDEPAADETFIPPQAERAVRPARMPRIDELPLPAQNQIRASRGEVDPVQEHKPSLIQRLATMGFGRRDEAQHAPAEQAPRQEAPRQQMSPVHAEYARRPAPQAQRPAPAQRGMEDDQLEIPAFLRRQAN is encoded by the coding sequence CGGCGCCGGCGGCAACGCCGTGAACAACATGATCGAGTCCGGTCTGGAGGGCGTCGAGTTCGTCGTCTCGAACACCGATGCCCAGGCGCTGGCCTCCTCCAAGGCTCAGCGCGTGATCCAGATGGGCATCCAGGTCACGGAGGGCCTCGGCGCTGGCTCGCAGCCGGAAGTCGGGCGCGCTGCCGCCGAAGAGGTGATCGACGAGATCCGCGATCAGCTCGCCGGCTCCCACATGGTGTTCATCACCGCCGGCATGGGCGGCGGCACCGGCACGGGCGCAGCTCCGGTCGTAGCGCGCGCCGCCCGTGAACTCGGTATACTGACCGTCGGCGTCGTCACGAAGCCGTTCCAGTTCGAGGGCGTGCGCCGCATGCGTCTGGCCGAGGCGGGAATCGCCGAGCTGCAGCAGGCCGTCGATACCCTCATCGTCATTCCGAACCAGAACCTCTTCCGCGTCGCCACCGAGAAGACCACCTTCGCGGACGCCTTCGCGATGGCCGACCAGGTGCTCTATTCGGGCGTGGCCTGCATCACCGATCTGATGGTGAAGGAAGGCCTCATCAACCTCGACTTCGCCGACGTCCGCTCGGTCATGCGCGGCATGGGCAAGGCCATGATGGGCACCGGCGAGGCTTCAGGCGAGAAGCGCGCGATTCGCGCCGCCGAGGCAGCCATCGCCAATCCGCTCCTCGACGACGTGTCGATGAAGGGCGCCCGCGGCCTGCTGATTTCGATCACGGGCGGCAACGATCTCACCCTGTACGAGCTCGACGAGGCCGCCACCCGCATTCGCGAGGAAGTGGACCAGGATGCCAACATCATTCTCGGCGCCACCTTCGACGAGAGCCTGGAGGGCATCATCCGCGTGTCCGTGGTGGCCACGGGTATCGACCATGCCCTGCTGGAAAATGCCGGTGACCTGACCGCCACCGAGCAGCGGATCTCCGAGGTGGCCGAGCGCCTGCGCGCCGAGGCCCGGGCCCGCGCCACGCAGACCCCGGCCATGCCGGGCGTTCGGGCCAACGTCCAGGCCGAATCGGTGAAGGCGGCTCAGACCATGGCCGAGGCGCACCCGGTCATGGCGCAGGCCCCGGCCGCTGCCGCTCTCCGTCCGATCGAATCCGCTCCGCAGTCGATGGTCCGCGACGACGTGATCCTGACGCCGGCTCAGCCCAAGCCCGCGATGGTGTATGAGACACAGGCTCCCCAGCAGCCCGTCTATGACGAGCCGGCCGCGGATGAGACCTTCATCCCGCCGCAGGCCGAGCGCGCCGTGCGCCCGGCGCGGATGCCTCGGATCGACGAGCTGCCGCTTCCGGCCCAGAACCAGATTCGCGCCAGCCGCGGCGAGGTCGATCCGGTTCAGGAGCACAAGCCGTCCCTGATCCAGCGTCTGGCCACGATGGGTTTCGGCCGCCGCGATGAGGCTCAGCACGCGCCTGCCGAGCAGGCGCCGCGCCAGGAGGCTCCGCGTCAGCAGATGTCCCCGGTCCACGCGGAATACGCCCGCCGCCCGGCTCCCCAGGCGCAGCGTCCCGCTCCGGCTCAGAGGGGCATGGAGGACGACCAGCTGGAGATTCCCGCCTTCCTTCGTCGCCAGGCGAACTAG
- the lpxC gene encoding UDP-3-O-acyl-N-acetylglucosamine deacetylase, which yields MKQSHQTTLRAAVTLVGIGVHSGDEVKMILHPAEVNHGIAFLRTGLPGGLDRLIDARHLAVTATELCTVIGDRESGAVATIEHLMAALTGLGIDNVLVEINGPEVPILDGSSAPFIDAIDQVGIVAQGASRRYLKVLKPVRVTQGKAFAELFPNERAFRLDVEIDFPTPVIGRQRKAVDLSPSVFRREISRARTFGFMRDVEKLWGAGFALGASLENTVAIGDDGIMNPEGLRYSDEFVRHKLLDAVGDLSLAGFPLLGTYRSYCGGHRLNFSVLEALFSSRSNYAIVDAVPRREPGYAEVGSAALAAFAPEIH from the coding sequence ATGAAGCAAAGCCATCAAACCACACTCCGCGCCGCCGTTACGCTCGTAGGCATCGGCGTCCATTCCGGGGATGAGGTGAAGATGATCCTCCATCCGGCGGAGGTGAACCATGGCATTGCCTTCCTGCGCACCGGCCTTCCGGGCGGCCTGGACCGTCTCATCGATGCCCGCCATCTCGCGGTGACCGCGACCGAGCTTTGCACCGTGATCGGAGATCGCGAGAGCGGGGCGGTGGCGACCATCGAGCACCTGATGGCGGCCCTGACCGGCCTCGGCATCGATAACGTGCTCGTCGAGATCAACGGGCCGGAAGTGCCGATTCTCGACGGCAGCTCGGCGCCTTTCATCGATGCCATCGATCAGGTCGGGATCGTGGCCCAGGGCGCGAGCCGCCGGTATCTCAAGGTTCTCAAGCCGGTCCGCGTGACCCAGGGTAAGGCTTTTGCGGAACTCTTCCCGAACGAGCGCGCCTTCCGCCTCGACGTGGAGATCGACTTTCCGACCCCGGTGATCGGACGCCAGCGCAAGGCGGTCGATCTTTCTCCGTCCGTGTTCCGTCGCGAAATTTCCCGCGCCCGTACCTTCGGCTTCATGCGCGACGTGGAGAAGCTCTGGGGTGCTGGTTTCGCCCTTGGCGCTTCGCTCGAGAACACGGTCGCCATCGGCGACGACGGGATCATGAACCCGGAGGGGCTGCGCTACAGCGACGAGTTCGTCCGCCACAAGCTTCTCGACGCGGTCGGTGATCTTTCTCTCGCCGGTTTTCCGCTGCTCGGGACCTACCGCTCCTATTGCGGCGGTCATCGCCTGAACTTCTCCGTGCTGGAGGCTCTCTTTTCGAGCCGTTCGAACTACGCGATCGTGGATGCCGTTCCGCGCCGCGAGCCCGGCTATGCGGAGGTCGGCAGCGCGGCGTTGGCCGCGTTCGCTCCCGAAATCCATTGA